In Bythopirellula goksoeyrii, a single window of DNA contains:
- a CDS encoding PQQ-like beta-propeller repeat protein has protein sequence MKHYWRNSEILSFRLIYCITVILGILTEGGKVLAEDPLDWPNWRGPQQNNASTEKDLIESWDPEGGAGSNLLWKNEELGGRSTPIVMDGLLYTIVRDQPGTEVEAEKVVCVDAATGEKQWEHRINLYLCEVPDSRVGWSCCLGDPETGRIYVQSVSGYFCCLEGKTGEVVWDRSLLEEFGLINTYGGRTNVPVIFEDQVLTSAVVVGWGDAPKYGFLAKPAHRFMSFDKSTGVIRWMNGTGISPYDTTYSTPTVTVLGGQAALVFGSGDGEVWALQPRTGQPIWHYPLSRRGLNVSPLVVGDTVYYSQSEENVIGNTMGALVAIDGTMSGNLSGKEKWFVPQIMSGKSSPVMVDGKLWTVDDRAKLYVFDPETGEQIDKQALGTAMRSTPLVADGKVYTITNSGRWYILKPTADGVEIVHKLRLGEDNDGSPIVSHGRIYVPTSNAIYCLGDASVTPSADPLPPRPQETPIDKDPQPALVQVEPYDVLLTPGEEQSYQVRLYNSRGQLLKEVPAGEATYSVDGPGTISVDGTYTAPSENEHQVALVQCKVGDLTGTARVRVVPPLPWSFDFETAEDVPLTWIGGRVRYVLRDKDGERFAVKRDELPTPNDPNNKLGTRSQLTMGPVDMADYTIEADFSLEEQDGKLPDFGLTNSRYSMTVRPMNNELRIYSWSPHDHRTNASVEFDPTAHTWYTMKMRVDPQGDKALVRGKLWPRGEAEPESWTIEMEDAAPHLFGSPGLFGKAEVAEIFVDNIKVYPNK, from the coding sequence ATGAAACACTACTGGCGGAATTCCGAAATACTTTCTTTCCGGCTGATTTACTGCATAACGGTTATATTGGGGATTCTTACAGAGGGCGGGAAAGTCCTTGCCGAAGATCCGCTCGATTGGCCTAACTGGCGGGGACCCCAGCAGAATAACGCTTCGACCGAGAAGGATCTGATCGAATCATGGGATCCCGAGGGAGGGGCGGGCAGCAATTTGCTTTGGAAGAACGAAGAATTGGGAGGCCGATCGACTCCGATTGTGATGGACGGCCTGCTCTACACTATTGTCCGCGATCAGCCGGGTACCGAAGTCGAAGCGGAGAAAGTGGTTTGCGTTGATGCCGCCACTGGCGAGAAGCAATGGGAACATCGCATCAACCTCTACCTGTGTGAGGTACCCGACTCGCGGGTGGGTTGGTCTTGCTGCCTGGGTGACCCCGAGACGGGGCGAATTTATGTCCAGAGCGTCAGCGGCTATTTTTGCTGTTTGGAAGGCAAAACCGGGGAAGTCGTTTGGGACCGTAGTCTACTCGAAGAGTTTGGCTTGATTAACACCTACGGAGGACGCACGAATGTCCCCGTTATTTTTGAAGATCAAGTACTCACTAGTGCTGTGGTTGTTGGCTGGGGAGATGCACCAAAGTATGGATTCCTGGCAAAGCCCGCTCACCGCTTCATGAGCTTCGACAAATCAACCGGCGTTATTCGCTGGATGAATGGGACAGGCATTTCGCCGTACGACACGACCTATAGTACGCCGACTGTCACCGTTCTAGGTGGTCAGGCAGCCCTGGTCTTCGGATCAGGGGACGGTGAGGTCTGGGCATTGCAACCTCGCACGGGGCAGCCGATTTGGCATTATCCCCTATCTCGCCGCGGCTTGAATGTCTCGCCGTTGGTTGTGGGGGACACGGTCTATTATTCACAGAGTGAAGAGAATGTCATCGGAAATACTATGGGGGCATTGGTGGCGATCGATGGCACCATGTCCGGCAACCTGAGCGGCAAAGAGAAATGGTTCGTGCCGCAAATCATGTCCGGCAAGAGTTCACCCGTGATGGTGGATGGAAAGCTTTGGACGGTGGACGATCGTGCGAAACTCTATGTCTTTGATCCAGAGACCGGCGAACAGATTGACAAGCAGGCCTTGGGCACCGCGATGCGGAGTACGCCGCTGGTTGCCGATGGCAAGGTTTACACCATTACCAATTCGGGAAGGTGGTACATCCTCAAGCCCACGGCTGATGGGGTGGAAATCGTACACAAGCTTCGGCTCGGAGAAGACAACGACGGGTCGCCAATTGTCTCGCATGGGCGGATCTATGTGCCCACTTCGAACGCCATCTATTGTCTTGGTGATGCGAGTGTGACTCCCTCGGCTGATCCGCTTCCTCCACGGCCACAAGAAACGCCAATTGATAAAGATCCTCAGCCTGCTCTCGTACAGGTCGAGCCCTATGATGTGCTGCTGACCCCCGGCGAAGAGCAATCCTACCAAGTTCGGCTATATAACTCGCGCGGTCAACTTTTGAAGGAGGTTCCTGCCGGTGAAGCAACCTATTCAGTAGATGGCCCCGGTACGATTAGCGTCGACGGGACTTATACGGCTCCCTCGGAGAATGAACACCAAGTGGCCCTTGTGCAATGTAAGGTGGGTGATCTCACTGGTACAGCCAGAGTACGGGTAGTCCCCCCCCTGCCCTGGAGCTTTGATTTCGAAACCGCTGAGGATGTGCCTCTCACTTGGATCGGAGGACGAGTCCGGTATGTGCTTCGTGACAAAGATGGTGAGCGATTTGCCGTGAAGCGAGACGAGTTGCCGACACCCAATGATCCCAACAATAAGTTGGGCACGCGTAGCCAGCTTACGATGGGTCCTGTGGACATGGCAGACTACACGATCGAGGCAGATTTCTCCCTCGAAGAGCAAGATGGCAAATTACCCGATTTTGGGCTGACGAATAGCCGTTATTCAATGACCGTGCGACCTATGAACAACGAGCTGCGTATCTATAGCTGGAGCCCCCACGATCACCGCACAAACGCCTCGGTCGAATTCGATCCTACGGCGCACACGTGGTATACAATGAAAATGCGAGTGGACCCCCAGGGCGACAAGGCGCTCGTGCGTGGCAAGCTTTGGCCACGTGGCGAAGCCGAGCCTGAGAGTTGGACTATTGAGATGGAAGACGCGGCTCCCCATCTCTTTGGAAGTCCAGGTTTGTTTGGCAAGGCAGAGGTCGCAGAAATCTTCGTGGACAACATTAAAGTCTATCCCAATAAGTAG
- a CDS encoding outer membrane protein assembly factor BamB family protein, whose amino-acid sequence MKTKYRKITWLVVAASLGWWAGAGVDYLATHAAQEHATGHRTIDWPQWGGTPQHNNTPIGHDIPTEWNVGKFNYTTGEWDPKTAKNIKWVARLGSQTYGNAVVADGQVYVGTNNSGGWIERYPSDVDLGCLICFDTKDGKFLWQHSSEKLPTGRVHDWPLQGICCAPFVEGDRLWFVTSRGEVRCLDTKGFYDGENDGPYTAEEELLKESKKPYDLNKEADVVWVFDMMKELGISQHNMCSCSVTGAGDILFVNTSNGVDVEHNYIPAPDAPSFFAMDKNTGKVLWTDKSPGLNILHGQWSSPTYFELDGQAQVIFAGGDGWVYSFDPAGDGEGNSKLLWKFDANPKTSRWELGGRGTRNNIIATPVFCNDKLYVAVGQDPEHGEGIGHLWCIDPTKRGNVSPELAFNSADPTQEIPPKRVQAVVPEEGDLTRPNPNSAAIWHYSEVDQNGNDKIDFEETMHRSCGTVAIRDGILYIADFSGLFHCLDAETGKVNWTYDMLSAAWGSPLIVEDKVYIGDEDGEVAIFRHSADPEVAMEDGEPYYGTQDMGNSVYSTPIVADDVLYISNRTHLFAITPEGK is encoded by the coding sequence ATGAAGACGAAATATAGGAAAATTACCTGGCTCGTGGTCGCAGCGTCACTGGGCTGGTGGGCCGGTGCGGGCGTAGATTACTTGGCAACTCATGCTGCCCAAGAACATGCCACGGGCCATCGGACGATCGATTGGCCCCAGTGGGGCGGCACACCCCAGCACAACAATACACCGATCGGACACGATATTCCGACTGAGTGGAACGTGGGAAAATTTAATTACACCACAGGTGAATGGGATCCTAAGACGGCCAAGAACATCAAATGGGTTGCGCGACTGGGATCGCAAACCTATGGCAATGCCGTGGTGGCCGACGGTCAGGTTTACGTTGGTACGAACAACAGTGGCGGTTGGATCGAGCGCTACCCTAGTGACGTGGATTTAGGGTGCCTGATTTGTTTTGATACCAAGGATGGCAAGTTCCTGTGGCAACACAGCAGCGAAAAGCTTCCCACGGGCAGGGTCCACGACTGGCCGTTGCAGGGGATATGTTGTGCGCCGTTTGTCGAAGGAGATCGGCTTTGGTTTGTAACGAGCCGTGGCGAAGTTCGCTGCCTCGACACCAAGGGATTCTATGATGGCGAGAATGATGGGCCCTACACGGCGGAAGAAGAATTACTCAAAGAGTCCAAAAAACCATACGACCTGAATAAAGAAGCCGATGTCGTGTGGGTCTTCGACATGATGAAAGAGCTGGGCATCTCGCAGCACAACATGTGTAGCTGCTCGGTAACCGGGGCGGGCGACATTCTCTTTGTGAATACTTCCAATGGCGTGGACGTGGAGCACAACTACATTCCTGCTCCCGATGCTCCCAGCTTTTTTGCCATGGATAAGAATACGGGAAAAGTTCTGTGGACGGACAAGTCCCCGGGACTCAACATTCTGCATGGACAATGGTCGTCGCCGACCTACTTTGAGCTGGACGGTCAAGCACAGGTGATCTTTGCCGGTGGCGATGGCTGGGTCTACAGCTTTGATCCCGCTGGGGATGGCGAGGGAAATTCGAAGTTGCTGTGGAAATTCGACGCGAATCCGAAGACCTCCCGGTGGGAGTTAGGTGGACGGGGGACGCGAAATAATATTATTGCAACTCCCGTATTCTGCAATGACAAGCTCTATGTGGCAGTTGGTCAAGATCCCGAGCATGGTGAGGGGATCGGTCATCTGTGGTGCATCGATCCTACCAAACGAGGTAACGTGAGCCCCGAACTGGCGTTTAATTCGGCTGATCCGACCCAAGAAATCCCACCCAAGCGGGTGCAGGCCGTCGTTCCCGAAGAGGGGGACCTTACCCGCCCCAATCCGAATTCCGCCGCTATCTGGCATTACAGTGAAGTCGACCAAAATGGGAACGACAAAATCGATTTCGAAGAAACCATGCACCGCAGTTGCGGCACGGTAGCTATTCGTGATGGAATTCTCTACATCGCCGACTTCAGTGGATTGTTTCACTGTTTGGACGCTGAGACCGGCAAGGTGAATTGGACCTACGACATGCTGTCCGCGGCATGGGGCTCCCCGCTGATTGTCGAAGACAAGGTCTACATCGGCGACGAAGATGGTGAAGTGGCGATCTTCCGACACTCGGCTGACCCCGAAGTAGCTATGGAAGACGGCGAACCTTACTACGGGACTCAAGACATGGGTAATAGTGTCTACAGTACTCCCATCGTGGCGGACGACGTGCTGTACATAAGCAATCGCACCCATCTGTTTGCGATTACTCCCGAGGGAAAATGA
- a CDS encoding response regulator: MSKRVLDVGNCGPDFSSIKAFLTKNFDCTLDQAHGMEDSLAALREGNFDLVLINRKLDRDYSDGIEILREIKADAVLKDIPVMLITNHAEHQDAAMELGAKRGFGKLEFGNPETLEKLQPILG; the protein is encoded by the coding sequence ATGAGCAAGCGTGTATTGGATGTGGGAAACTGTGGCCCCGACTTTTCGTCGATTAAGGCATTTCTCACCAAGAATTTTGATTGTACTCTCGACCAAGCCCACGGGATGGAGGATAGCTTGGCGGCGCTCCGAGAAGGAAACTTTGATCTCGTTCTGATTAACCGCAAACTCGATCGTGATTACTCCGATGGGATCGAAATCTTACGCGAGATCAAGGCGGATGCTGTCTTGAAAGATATCCCCGTGATGCTCATCACGAATCATGCGGAGCATCAGGATGCAGCCATGGAACTAGGTGCCAAGCGAGGGTTTGGGAAATTAGAGTTTGGCAACCCGGAGACGCTTGAGAAGCTCCAGCCGATACTTGGATAA
- a CDS encoding cytochrome P460 family protein yields the protein MRHSWIYGLLWLPWFCGAIHGETGFDPPTSFGKPSPLPLPGSLNVADYEQQLFEFLNRRHYKALGWFYDKRVRDTGPYLNGKYYGTHPAVSIYYSPEIIDWLVAGKQDAIPDGAMIIKEQYEPPAARYEGLDDDELFAHLSSWTVMVKDAKSSHDGWFWSNPAKDQQVVDNHQYPFDHPISGFGIYCVRCHASTQTKGATNEFTFASLRNIKGFPGEPLLFRVDDSWRKVTDHEEPVGAEIPEDESNAGLLVGVEQLAADTSHPRCSNSPHPELCQPALSQEFLTLFPSIAARTRDQVLYFPPVTHDWVVRRPSSEQQTQPFVTSNQCMSCHAGLMEPFGPTMFVPTGEHAEYGSEGVHLSPYGEWRWTPMGLAGRDPIFHAQLESEIELMREDFADDPEQAKIHVDNLVETCLTCHGAMGKHQFTLDHGNSSGHFGMEHVMLASNDPQSQSDKDWHYGALARDGISCTICHQMQPREQPADDHRHYLEFFLETSITGNIHVGNANELHGPFKDEEISPYSMEHALGFKPKFNPYIKQSQMCGTCHVVNLPIVDKPLAEGEEPDELIAAEQNPLFKKYSHHVEQATYLEWLNSEFENEFNPDNPQAQTCQDCHMARDYHNDDLDLHLENIETRIAAIQDDTFPDAENLVDQKELKIRHRKEGYSRHNFRGLNVFLLEMFNQFDDVLGVRKYDFMTGSTEDIPHAIADFVHQARNDVATLTVEASLEGKELVATVDVQNKVGHRFPSGVGFRRAFIELLVVEKPGSTKEQIVWSSGRTNELGVLVDAEGKPLSSEFFAEHPTENTQICQHHHEVITSPEQVQIYETLLHSGKHKYTTSFIHGSDVIKDNRLLPRGWKAEGPGPALRGEFLKATHPGPMAKKDPRYTDGSGSDEVVYRIKLPADINRKQLEVRAKLYYQAIPPYFLQSLFETAPNGPATQRLHYICSNIDLSGTPIENWKLEVTSAKAKVE from the coding sequence ATGCGACATTCATGGATTTATGGTCTTCTCTGGCTGCCTTGGTTTTGTGGCGCGATTCATGGCGAGACGGGTTTCGATCCTCCCACTTCGTTCGGCAAGCCGAGCCCCCTGCCCTTGCCTGGTTCTTTGAACGTAGCGGACTATGAACAGCAGTTGTTCGAGTTTCTCAACAGAAGGCATTACAAGGCACTCGGTTGGTTTTACGACAAACGGGTGCGCGATACGGGGCCGTATCTCAACGGCAAATATTATGGCACCCACCCGGCGGTTTCGATCTACTATTCGCCGGAAATTATTGACTGGCTCGTTGCAGGAAAGCAGGATGCGATTCCCGATGGGGCGATGATCATCAAGGAGCAATACGAGCCACCGGCTGCTCGTTATGAAGGGCTGGATGATGATGAGTTGTTCGCGCATCTGTCGAGTTGGACTGTGATGGTCAAGGACGCCAAGAGTTCCCATGACGGTTGGTTCTGGAGTAACCCAGCCAAGGATCAGCAGGTAGTCGACAACCATCAATATCCGTTTGATCATCCGATCTCGGGGTTTGGTATCTATTGCGTCCGCTGCCATGCTTCCACACAAACGAAAGGCGCGACGAACGAGTTCACTTTTGCCTCGCTTCGTAACATCAAAGGCTTCCCTGGGGAGCCGCTATTATTTCGTGTCGATGATTCCTGGCGCAAGGTGACCGATCACGAGGAACCGGTGGGGGCAGAGATCCCGGAGGATGAGAGCAACGCTGGGCTGCTTGTCGGAGTAGAGCAATTGGCTGCCGATACTTCGCATCCCCGATGTAGCAACTCACCGCATCCGGAACTTTGCCAGCCGGCGCTGAGTCAAGAATTCTTAACGCTCTTCCCAAGTATTGCAGCGCGAACACGAGATCAAGTGCTGTACTTCCCGCCGGTGACCCACGACTGGGTGGTTCGTCGCCCGAGTTCTGAACAGCAAACGCAACCTTTCGTAACTTCCAATCAATGTATGAGTTGTCATGCTGGACTCATGGAACCCTTCGGGCCGACGATGTTTGTTCCCACGGGGGAGCATGCCGAATACGGTTCGGAGGGGGTGCACCTCTCGCCCTATGGGGAATGGCGCTGGACGCCGATGGGTTTGGCGGGGCGCGATCCGATTTTTCATGCCCAGCTCGAAAGCGAGATCGAGTTGATGCGCGAAGATTTCGCCGACGATCCGGAGCAAGCAAAAATTCATGTCGACAATCTCGTTGAAACCTGCCTCACCTGCCATGGTGCGATGGGGAAGCACCAGTTCACGCTCGACCATGGTAATTCCTCGGGGCATTTCGGCATGGAACATGTAATGCTCGCATCGAACGACCCACAGTCTCAAAGCGACAAGGACTGGCACTACGGCGCGCTAGCCCGCGATGGCATCAGTTGTACGATCTGCCATCAAATGCAGCCGCGCGAGCAGCCGGCAGACGACCATCGGCATTACTTAGAGTTTTTCCTGGAAACCTCGATTACCGGCAATATTCATGTGGGCAACGCCAATGAACTGCATGGCCCCTTCAAGGATGAAGAGATTTCGCCGTATTCCATGGAGCATGCGCTGGGATTCAAGCCAAAATTCAATCCGTACATCAAACAGTCTCAGATGTGTGGAACCTGTCATGTGGTAAATCTGCCCATTGTGGACAAGCCGTTGGCTGAGGGTGAAGAGCCTGACGAACTGATCGCTGCCGAACAGAATCCTCTGTTCAAGAAATATAGTCATCATGTGGAACAGGCAACCTACTTGGAATGGCTCAACAGCGAGTTTGAAAACGAGTTCAATCCAGACAACCCGCAGGCCCAAACGTGTCAAGATTGTCACATGGCACGTGACTATCACAATGACGATTTGGATCTGCATCTGGAGAACATCGAAACTCGTATCGCTGCGATTCAGGACGACACGTTTCCCGACGCGGAGAACTTGGTCGATCAGAAGGAGCTCAAGATTCGCCATCGCAAGGAGGGCTACTCTCGACACAACTTCCGCGGGCTAAATGTATTCCTCCTGGAGATGTTCAATCAATTCGACGACGTGCTGGGTGTACGCAAGTACGATTTCATGACCGGGTCGACCGAGGACATCCCGCACGCGATTGCCGACTTTGTTCATCAGGCCCGCAATGATGTGGCGACGCTTACCGTCGAGGCATCTCTCGAAGGCAAGGAGCTTGTGGCAACGGTTGATGTGCAGAATAAGGTGGGACATCGATTCCCTAGCGGCGTTGGATTCCGCCGAGCATTTATCGAATTGCTGGTGGTCGAGAAACCAGGCAGCACCAAGGAGCAGATTGTTTGGTCGTCGGGCCGCACGAATGAACTGGGCGTATTGGTCGATGCTGAGGGCAAACCGCTCTCTTCAGAGTTCTTTGCGGAACACCCAACCGAGAATACCCAGATATGCCAGCATCATCATGAGGTGATTACCTCACCTGAACAGGTGCAGATCTATGAGACGCTGCTGCACAGTGGTAAGCATAAATACACGACGAGTTTTATCCACGGCTCCGATGTCATCAAAGACAACCGGCTGCTCCCCCGCGGCTGGAAAGCAGAGGGACCGGGGCCCGCGCTGCGAGGGGAGTTTCTCAAAGCGACCCACCCCGGCCCCATGGCAAAGAAAGATCCTCGCTATACCGACGGCAGCGGATCGGACGAGGTGGTTTACCGCATCAAGCTACCCGCCGACATCAACCGCAAGCAACTGGAAGTGCGCGCCAAGTTGTATTATCAGGCGATTCCCCCTTATTTCTTACAGAGCTTGTTTGAAACGGCACCCAATGGTCCTGCTACGCAGCGTTTGCACTATATCTGCAGCAATATCGACCTGAGTGGAACGCCCATCGAAAACTGGAAGTTAGAAGTCACGTCTGCCAAAGCGAAGGTTGAGTAG
- the egtD gene encoding L-histidine N(alpha)-methyltransferase, with the protein MHNSDSATTLVDLEPSSKQFLSEVIEGLKATPKRLPCKYFYDERGSQLFDQICLLEEYYLTRCEDQIIKEFAQEMADQIGPGVMLVEYGSGSSTKTRALLDRLADPVAYVPVDISREHLAATAAQLSEAYPHIEVLPVCADFTEAFTLPESRREPTHSAVFFPGSTIGNFEPSAARAMLSQIAELCGRGGGLLIGIDLQKDISVIEAAYNDARGVTADFNRNLLERINRELAGEFDINQFRHRAVYDDLEERVEISLVSCSRQRVTIGDQSFRFDEGESIITEHSHKYTIVGFAKLAAQVGLTLRRSWTDPQERFAVLHLALLD; encoded by the coding sequence ATGCACAACTCTGATTCGGCCACGACGCTAGTCGATCTCGAGCCCAGTTCCAAGCAGTTTCTCTCCGAGGTGATAGAGGGCCTGAAAGCCACTCCCAAGCGATTGCCCTGCAAATATTTTTATGACGAGCGGGGCTCGCAACTGTTTGATCAGATCTGTTTACTTGAGGAATACTATCTTACTCGTTGTGAAGATCAGATCATCAAAGAGTTTGCTCAAGAGATGGCCGACCAGATTGGTCCTGGAGTGATGCTGGTGGAGTATGGAAGCGGTAGCAGCACCAAAACACGTGCTCTACTGGATAGACTTGCCGACCCAGTCGCCTATGTGCCCGTCGACATTTCGCGCGAGCATCTGGCTGCTACTGCGGCTCAGCTCTCAGAGGCCTATCCTCACATTGAAGTCTTGCCTGTCTGTGCAGATTTTACTGAAGCTTTTACTCTGCCAGAATCTCGGCGAGAGCCGACTCATAGCGCAGTGTTTTTCCCCGGTTCGACGATAGGCAACTTTGAACCCTCTGCGGCGCGGGCCATGCTTTCCCAAATTGCTGAGCTTTGTGGACGTGGAGGTGGCTTGCTGATTGGTATCGACTTGCAGAAAGATATTTCCGTGATTGAAGCGGCCTACAACGACGCTCGTGGTGTAACGGCCGACTTCAATAGGAATCTGCTTGAACGGATCAATCGTGAGCTGGCAGGAGAATTTGACATCAACCAATTTCGCCACAGGGCTGTCTATGATGATCTTGAGGAGCGTGTCGAGATCTCCTTGGTTAGTTGTTCTCGGCAACGAGTTACCATTGGCGATCAATCGTTCCGATTTGACGAAGGAGAGTCGATCATCACAGAACATTCGCATAAATACACGATTGTGGGTTTCGCGAAGTTGGCTGCTCAAGTGGGTTTAACCCTTCGGCGCTCGTGGACCGACCCACAAGAGCGTTTTGCAGTGTTGCACCTTGCCTTATTGGATTAG
- a CDS encoding ATP-binding cassette domain-containing protein has product MIHLQCVTKKFGSHTAVDGIDLDCPTGKTQVLIGTSGCGKSTLLRMMVGLVKPDSGSVLFDNEPLLEKNLETIRRRIGYMIQEGGLFPHLTARDNAAIMPRYLGWDSTRTEARLQELLELTQLPATLLDRFPRQLSGGQRQRVSLMRALMLDPDVLLLDEPLGDLDPMIRAELQQDLRTIFRELDKTVVLVTHDLGEAGFLGDTITLLRAGRIVQQGSFEELLENPVDDFASKFVQAQRQVFA; this is encoded by the coding sequence ATGATCCATTTGCAATGTGTCACGAAGAAATTTGGCTCACATACGGCTGTGGACGGGATTGATCTGGATTGTCCGACGGGGAAGACACAGGTCTTGATTGGAACCAGTGGGTGTGGGAAATCCACTTTGTTGCGGATGATGGTTGGGCTGGTGAAACCCGATTCTGGTTCGGTTCTTTTTGACAATGAGCCGCTGTTGGAAAAGAACCTCGAGACAATACGACGAAGAATAGGTTACATGATTCAGGAAGGTGGATTGTTTCCTCATCTCACGGCAAGGGACAATGCAGCGATCATGCCTCGCTATCTAGGCTGGGATTCGACGCGAACGGAAGCTCGACTCCAGGAACTACTCGAACTAACGCAACTTCCCGCCACACTGTTGGACCGCTTTCCCCGGCAACTCTCTGGAGGACAACGCCAGCGAGTTAGTTTGATGCGAGCCCTGATGTTGGACCCCGACGTCTTGTTGCTGGATGAACCGTTGGGAGATCTCGACCCCATGATCCGCGCCGAATTGCAGCAGGATTTGCGCACGATCTTCCGTGAGCTTGATAAGACCGTGGTGTTGGTAACCCACGACCTAGGTGAAGCAGGTTTTTTGGGAGATACGATCACGTTGCTGCGAGCAGGTAGAATCGTGCAGCAAGGTTCCTTCGAAGAGTTATTGGAAAATCCGGTAGACGACTTTGCTTCGAAGTTTGTCCAAGCCCAACGGCAAGTGTTTGCATGA
- a CDS encoding glycine betaine ABC transporter substrate-binding protein: MKRALLICLMLLLVAVFPRRSKLSGVRVGSKKFTESVILGEILTQLIRSTGQRASHLSELGGTTLVFDALRRGEIDLYPEYTGTLIEEIFSGSDAKDLEDLSVLLEQQGVLISKPLGFNNSYALAVNRETAEKYNLATIADLAAHDNLRMGFSNEFLDRKDGWKNLRKQYGLPQEEVTGLDHDLAYRQLESGVIDVMDVYTTDARLVGMDLVLLEDNRSYFPRYDAVVLFRSDLSERFPEVPPLIAKLESQITAEEILDLNAQVETGKIREPQVAADFLLDQFSLDVEVADPSVASQIWQRTLEHCDLVRRSLIPAIFAAIPLGILAAKRPKLGQVILGIVGIVQTIPALALLVLLIAPVAYLGLGTLGAGSATAIVALFLYSLLPIVRNTATGLAAISPEYAESATALGLSPIFRLLHIELPLASPSILAGIKTAAILNVGFATLGALVGARGYGQPILTGIRLNDTGLIMQGAIPAACMAILLQVFFEVGERWFVPTGLQPLSVSSNDVEPN, encoded by the coding sequence ATGAAACGTGCCCTGTTAATATGTCTCATGTTGCTCCTGGTGGCCGTGTTTCCGCGCAGATCGAAGTTGTCTGGCGTGAGGGTAGGTTCCAAGAAGTTTACGGAGTCGGTCATATTGGGGGAGATTCTTACACAACTCATCCGCTCAACGGGTCAACGTGCCAGCCATTTGTCTGAATTGGGGGGGACTACACTGGTATTCGACGCGCTGCGCCGAGGGGAGATCGACTTGTATCCTGAATACACCGGCACGCTGATCGAAGAAATATTTTCAGGCTCGGACGCTAAAGACTTGGAAGATCTCTCGGTCTTATTGGAACAGCAAGGGGTTCTCATCAGCAAACCGTTGGGCTTCAACAATAGCTATGCTCTGGCAGTCAACCGAGAGACCGCAGAAAAATACAATCTGGCCACGATCGCCGATCTGGCAGCCCATGATAATTTGCGAATGGGGTTCAGCAATGAGTTTCTTGATCGCAAGGATGGTTGGAAGAATCTTCGCAAGCAATATGGCCTGCCCCAAGAAGAGGTCACGGGTTTAGACCATGACCTCGCGTATCGACAGCTCGAGTCAGGCGTCATCGACGTGATGGATGTCTACACGACCGATGCGCGCTTGGTGGGAATGGATCTCGTGCTGTTGGAGGATAACCGCTCCTACTTCCCGCGTTATGATGCGGTGGTGTTGTTTCGCTCTGACCTATCCGAGCGATTTCCTGAAGTCCCTCCACTGATTGCAAAATTAGAATCACAGATCACTGCAGAAGAGATTCTCGATCTCAATGCGCAGGTGGAAACGGGTAAGATCCGCGAGCCGCAAGTGGCGGCTGATTTCTTGCTCGACCAGTTTTCGCTGGATGTGGAAGTTGCTGATCCTTCGGTGGCCAGCCAGATCTGGCAGCGTACTCTGGAACACTGCGATCTAGTACGCCGGTCGCTGATCCCGGCGATTTTTGCAGCGATTCCATTGGGGATTCTGGCGGCAAAGCGGCCCAAGTTGGGACAAGTGATTCTTGGCATAGTTGGTATCGTACAAACGATTCCTGCTCTGGCACTTCTGGTGTTGCTGATCGCCCCGGTTGCTTATCTGGGGCTTGGCACGCTGGGGGCGGGTTCAGCAACTGCGATAGTCGCTTTGTTTCTCTATAGTTTGCTCCCCATCGTGCGAAACACAGCTACAGGCTTGGCCGCAATCTCGCCAGAGTATGCTGAGTCGGCCACAGCCTTGGGGCTCTCGCCCATTTTTCGCCTGCTGCATATTGAATTGCCACTGGCGTCTCCTTCGATTCTGGCTGGCATCAAGACCGCTGCGATCCTAAACGTAGGCTTTGCTACGCTGGGTGCCCTCGTGGGTGCGCGGGGGTATGGTCAGCCGATCCTGACAGGCATACGTTTAAACGACACAGGTCTGATCATGCAGGGGGCGATTCCGGCAGCCTGTATGGCGATTCTCTTGCAAGTTTTTTTTGAAGTGGGAGAACGGTGGTTTGTCCCCACCGGTCTGCAACCACTGTCTGTGAGCTCCAACGATGTCGAACCAAACTGA